Proteins found in one Oncorhynchus mykiss isolate Arlee chromosome 17, USDA_OmykA_1.1, whole genome shotgun sequence genomic segment:
- the LOC110493741 gene encoding ESF1 homolog, translating into MASKKDQSADVRFQKVKKDPRFWEMPEKEHKIKIDKRFQSMFHDDRFKLKYTVDKRGRPVNHTSSEDLKRFYNLSDSEGEREDGKDKEEEEKKKKKTQAKLGSVEGEDKVVDEPKKPLKKGKASQSIKSGPKGDQPIKGVRLCEEGEEDDKVPHVEGDDVDQAASISDGSEDEEDDDEDEADVESDVESGSEDESGSESDEDSNSSGPDLARGKGNVETSSDEDDDDDDDVEAILKREEEEIQHDWGELCKDAPRSEEVTQRLAVCNMDWDRMKAKDLLALFNSFKPKGGVVLSVKIYPSEFGKERVQQEQTQGPLELMALSEDPDKDTEEEMIYREKMRDYQFKRLKYYYAVVECDSLDTAAKIYQECDGFEYESSCSILDLRFIPDDVTFDEEPKDLAADVDLSAYTPKLFTSTAAATSKVELTWDETDHERVTAMNRKFNKDELLQMDFNAYLASSSDDEDGVEMEKEEELPEVKQPEEASKEVEKKVRKGKQSSGKQIEKYREMLKSIQEKDQKKEDKGMEMEITWVPGLKETTEQLVKEKLEGKDKLTPWEEFIEKKKDKKKQKKTKGKQESDDSDLSGDELPADVDFDDPFFAEELGSMDLKKKAKSKKNKKVEERTAEEEEELEKQKAEMALLMDDDDKHKHFNYDKIVEEQNLSKKKRKKLLKKDNTSLEEDDFQVDVKDPRFQAMFTSHLYNLDPSDPGYKKTKATQSIQVEKQRRREERQRDQDEALKSSQAPPAQEVGAKKQETDASGQAVAEPTKKMDPGLSMLIKSIKNKTEQFQARKKQKTI; encoded by the exons ATGGCTTCCAAAAAGGACCAAAGCGCCGATGTCCGCTTCCAAAAAGTGAAAAAGGACCCCCGCTTCTGGGAAATGCCAGAGAAAGAGCACAAAATCAAGATTGACAAGCGCTTCCAGTCCATGTTCCACGACGATCGCTTCAAGCTCAAGTACACGGTCGACAAGCGCGGCCGACCCGTCAACCACACCTCCTCTGAGGACCTGAAACGTTTCTACAATCTCTCTGActctgagggggaaagggaggatggaaaggataaagaggaggaggagaagaagaaaaagaagaccCAAGCGAAGTTGGGCTCTGTGGAGGGAGAGGATAAGGTAGTGGATGAGCCTAAAAAGCCTCTGAAGAAAGGAAAAGCTTCACAGTCCATAAAGAGTGGACCTAAAGGAGACCAGCCTATCAAAGGAGTCAGACTGTGTGAGGAGG GTGAGGAAGATGACAAGGTGCCTCACGTTGAGGGGGACGATGTGGACCAGGCGGCCAGCATCTCAGACGGCAGTGAGGATGAGGAAGACGATGACGAGGATGAAGCAGATGTGGAGAGTGACGTGGAGAGCGGCTCCGAGGACGAGTCCGGTTCAGAGTCAGATGAGGACAGTAACAGCAGCGGGCCTGATCTGGCCAGGGGGAAAGGCAATGTGGAGACCAGCTCGGATGAGGACgacgatgacgatgatgatgtgGAAGCCATCTTGAAACGTGAGGAGGAGGAGATCCAGCACGACTGGGGCGAGCTGTGCAAGGACGCGCCGCGgagtgaggag GTAACACAAAGGCTGGCCGTGTGTAACATGGATTGGGACCGGATGAAAGCCAAGGACCTGCTGGCTCTGTTTAACTCCTTCAAGCCTAAAGGAGGGGTTGTGCTCTCTGTGAAG atCTACCCCTCAGAGTTTGGGAAGGAGCGGGTTCAGCAGGAACAGACCCAGGGTCCCCTGGAGCTGATGGCCCTGTCGGAGGATCCGGacaaagacacagaggaggagat GATTTACAGAGAGAAGATGCGGGACTACCAATTCAAGCGGCTAAAGTACTACTATGCGGTGGTGGAGTGCGACTCGCTTGACACAGCTGCTAAAATCTACCAGGAGTGTGACGGCTTTGAGTACGAGAGCAGCTGCTCCATCCTGGACCTGCG GTTTATCCCTGATGATGTGACGTTTGACGAGGAGCCAAAGGACTTAGCCGCAGACGTGGACCTGTCTGCCTACACCCCCAAGCTCTTCACCTCCACAGCAGCAGCCACGTCAAAG GTGGAGTTGACCTGGGACGAGACAGACCATGAGCGTGTCACTGCCATGAACAGGAAGTTCAACAAGGACGAGCTGCTACAGATGGATTTCAACGCCTACCTGGCCTCCTCCAGCGATGATGAGGATggagtggagatggagaaggaagaggagctTCCAGAGG TTAAACAGCCAGAAGAGGCCAGCAAGGAGGTGGAGAAGAAGGTCAGGAAAGGGAAGCAGAGCAGCGGTAAGCAgatagagaaatacagagagatgcTGAAGAGCATCCAGGAGAAAGACCAGAAGAAGGAGGACAAGGGCATGGAGATGGAGATCACATGGGTGCCAG GACTGAAGGAGACAACTGAACAGTTGGTGAAGGAGAAGCTAGAAGGAAAGGACAAGCTGACACCCTGGGAAGAGTTCATTGAGAAGAAGAAGGACAAGAAAAAGCAGAAAAAGACCAAAGGAAAGCAG GAATCTGATGATTCGGACCTCAGTGGCGATGAGCTTCCTGCAGACGTGGACTTTGATGACCCGTTCTTTGCTGAAGAGCTTGGTTCTATGG ATCTGAAAAAGAAAGCAAAGAGCAAGAAAAACAAaaaggtggaggagaggacagctgaagaggaggaggagttggagAAACAAAAG GCTGAGATGGCCCTGCTCATGGATGACGACGACAAGCACAAACACTTCAACTACGACAAGATCGTAGAGGAGCAGAACCTGAGcaaaaagaagaggaagaagcttCTGAAGAAGGACAACACCAGCCTGGAGGAGGACGACTTCCAG GTGGATGTGAAGGACCCTCGTTTCCAGGCCATGTTCACCTCCCACCTCTACAACCTGGACCCGTCCGACCCGGGCTACAAGAAGACCAAGGCCACCCAGAGCATCCAGGTCGAGAAGCAGCGGCGAAGGGAGGAGCGCCAGCGCGACCAGGACGAGGCACTCAAGAGCTCACAGGCCCCGCCCGCACAGGAAGTGGGAGCAAAGAAACAGGAAACCGATGCCAGTGGCCAGGCGGTGGCTGAACCCACCAAGAAAATGGACCCCGGACTGTCCATGCTCATCAAGTCTATTAAGAACAAAACGGAGCAGTTTCAAGCACGAAAGAAACAGAAGACCATATAG
- the LOC110493742 gene encoding BTB/POZ domain-containing protein 3, whose protein sequence is MAAELFPTKKLAPASSTKTAVQQYQQQNLNNNTIHSCNWQGLYPTIRERNSVMFNNELMADVHFVVGPPGGTQRVPGHKYVLAVGSNVFHAMFYGELAEDKEEIRIPDVEPPSFLAMLKYIYCDEIDLCADTVLATLYAAKKYIVPHLARACVNFLETSLSAKNACVLLSQSCLFEEPDLTLRCWEVIDAQAELALRSEGFTDIDSVTLESILRRETLNAKEMVVFEAALSWAEAECQRQDLTPTIENKRLALGKAIYLIRIPTMTLDDFANSAAQSGVLTLNETNDIFLWYTAAKKPELLFASKLRKGLAPQRCHRFQSCAYRSNQWRYRGRCDSIQFAVDKRVFIAGFGLYGSSCGSAEYNAKIELKRQGVPLGQSLIKYFSDGSSSTLPVWFEYPVQIEPDTFYTASVVLDGNELSYFGQEGMTEVQCGKVTFQFQCSSDSTNGTGVQGGQIPELIFYA, encoded by the exons ATGGCTGCAGAGCTCTTTCCCACCAAGAAGCTGGCCCCAGCATCCTCAAccaaaacagctgtgcagcaatACCAGCAGCAGAACCTGAATAACAACACCATTCACAGCTGCAACTGGCAAGGGCTCTATCCTACCATCCGAGAGAG GAATTCAGTCATGTTCAACAATGAGTTGATGGCAGATGTTCACTTTGTTGTTGGCCCCCCAGGAGGGACTCAGCGAGTACCTGGGCACAAG TATGTGCTGGCTGTGGGGAGTAATGTGTTCCACGCCATGTTTTACGGTGAACTGGCAGAGGACAAGGAAGAGATCCGTATCCCTGATGTGGAGCCTCCCTCGTTCCTAGCCATGCTGAA GTACATCTACTGTGACGAGATCGACCTGTGTGCTGACACTGTCCTGGCTACGCTCTATGCCGCCAAGAAGTACATCGTGCCCCACCTGGCTCGGGCATGCGTCAACTTCCTGGAGACGAGCCTGAGCGCCAAGAATGCTTGCGTTCTGCTCTCCCAGAGCTGCCTGTTTGAGGAGCCTGACCTGACGCTGCGCTGCTGGGAGGTGATCGACGCCCAAGCCGAGCTGGCGCTGCGCTCCGAGGGCTTCACAGACATCGACTCGGTGACCCTGGAGAGTATCCTGCGCCGCGAGACGCTCAATGCCAAGGAGATGGTGGTGTTCGAGGCGGCATTGAGCTGGGCTGAGGCCGAATGCCAGCGCCAGGACCTGACGCCCACCATTGAGAACAAACGGCTGGCGCTGGGCAAGGCCATCTACCTGATCCGCATTCCCACCATGACGCTGGATGACTTCGCCAACAGTGCGGCACAGTCGGGCGTGCTGACGCTCAACGAGACCAATGACATCTTCCTGTGGTACACGGCTGCCAAGAAGCCTGAGCTGCTGTTTGCCAGCAAGCTGCGCAAGGGCCTGGCGCCGCAGCGCTGCCACCGTTTCCAGTCGTGCGCCTACCGGAGTAACCAGTGGCGCTACCGGGGCCGCTGCGACAGCATCCAGTTCGCCGTGGACAAGCGAGTGTTCATCGCCGGCTTTGGCCTGTACGGCTCCAGCTGTGGCTCAGCAGAGTACAACGCCAAGATTGAACTCAAGAGGCAAGGCGTGCCGCTGGGCCAGAGCCTCATCAAGTACTTTTCAGACGGCTCCAGCAGCACATTACCAGTGTGGTTTGAATACCCTGTGCAGATCGAGCCCGACACATTCTACACGGCCAGCGTCGTGCTGGACGGCAACGAGCTCAGCTACTTTGGCCAGGAGGGGATGACTGAGGTACAGTGTGGCAAGGTCACCTTCCAGTTCCAGTGCTCCTCGGACAGCACCAACGGGACAGGTGTGCAGGGGGGGCAAATACCTGAGCTCATCTTTTACGCTTGA